One window of the Deinococcus planocerae genome contains the following:
- the tyrS gene encoding tyrosine--tRNA ligase yields the protein MNEIRRSLPVDEQLAILERGAHDLVTKDDLRRKLSRSLETGAPLRVKLGADPTRPDLHLGHAVILRKMRQFQDLGHKVIMLIGDFTAMIGDPSGKSKTRPPLTLEETRANALSYLDQCRLILRDDPEVLEIRYNGEWLEPMGYADVIRLASRYTVARILERDDFTKRLNAGTPISMHELLYPLTQGYDSVALHADVELGGTDQLFNNLVGRALQRDYGQEPQVVMTLPLLVGLDGVEKMSKSLGNYIGLTDEPDAMFAGLMKVPDPLLENYLTLLTDLPRERVAELLAGHPVAAHRELAREVVAWLHPGSDLDAAEARFRSVAQGGIPENVPTVTVPASELNPEGKVSMARLAVLAGFEPSLGAARKLIQNRGLRLNGETYLEPQGTLTLEGGSAVIQKGKDRFARVVPGS from the coding sequence ATGAACGAAATCCGCCGAAGCCTCCCCGTGGACGAACAGCTCGCCATCCTCGAACGCGGCGCCCATGACCTCGTGACCAAGGACGACCTGCGCCGCAAGCTCTCTCGCAGCCTGGAGACGGGCGCGCCCCTGCGCGTCAAGCTCGGCGCCGACCCCACGCGGCCCGACCTGCACCTCGGGCACGCGGTCATCCTGCGCAAGATGCGGCAATTCCAGGACCTCGGGCATAAGGTCATCATGCTCATCGGCGACTTCACCGCGATGATCGGCGACCCCAGCGGCAAGTCCAAGACACGCCCGCCCCTCACGCTGGAGGAGACCCGCGCCAACGCCCTGAGCTACCTCGACCAGTGCAGGCTGATCCTGCGCGACGACCCCGAGGTGCTGGAAATTCGCTACAACGGCGAGTGGCTGGAGCCGATGGGCTACGCCGACGTGATCCGGCTGGCGAGCCGCTATACGGTGGCCCGCATCCTGGAACGCGACGACTTCACCAAGCGGCTCAACGCGGGCACGCCCATCTCCATGCACGAACTCCTCTACCCGCTGACCCAGGGCTACGACTCGGTGGCGCTGCACGCGGACGTGGAACTCGGCGGCACCGATCAACTCTTCAACAACCTCGTGGGCCGCGCCCTGCAACGCGACTACGGCCAGGAGCCTCAGGTCGTGATGACCCTGCCCCTCCTCGTGGGGCTCGACGGCGTGGAGAAGATGTCCAAGAGCCTGGGCAACTACATCGGCCTGACCGACGAGCCCGACGCGATGTTCGCCGGGTTGATGAAGGTGCCCGACCCCCTGCTGGAGAATTACCTGACGCTGCTCACCGACCTGCCGCGGGAGCGCGTCGCGGAACTCCTCGCCGGGCACCCCGTCGCCGCCCACCGCGAACTCGCCCGCGAGGTCGTCGCGTGGCTGCACCCGGGCTCGGACCTCGACGCCGCCGAGGCCCGCTTCCGCTCGGTGGCGCAGGGCGGCATCCCCGAAAACGTCCCCACCGTGACCGTCCCCGCCTCCGAACTCAACCCCGAGGGCAAGGTCAGCATGGCGCGGCTCGCCGTTCTCGCGGGCTTCGAGCCCAGCCTAGGGGCGGCCCGTAAGCTCATCCAGAACCGGGGCCTGAGGCTCAACGGCGAGACGTACCTCGA
- a CDS encoding MOSC domain-containing protein encodes MKTIHELRATFPRPGRVDWIGLRVARRGPVRSVPEAEAHPLVGLLGDHGKTLPARVPALVGEPGEVARAAPPAQPIPGGPGRRQVTLLQAEHLPVIAALAGLGEATPEMLRRNLLVSGIPLLALKEARLQIGEVVLETTGECHPCSRMEETLGPGGYNAVRGHGGLTARVLRGGVIRVGDEVRPLP; translated from the coding sequence GTGAAGACGATCCACGAGCTGCGCGCCACCTTCCCCCGCCCGGGCCGGGTGGACTGGATCGGCCTGCGCGTGGCGAGGCGCGGTCCCGTGCGGAGCGTGCCGGAGGCCGAGGCGCACCCCCTCGTCGGCCTCCTCGGCGACCACGGCAAGACACTCCCCGCCCGCGTCCCGGCGCTTGTCGGGGAACCGGGAGAGGTCGCGCGGGCCGCGCCGCCCGCCCAGCCTATCCCCGGCGGACCCGGACGGCGGCAGGTCACCCTCCTCCAGGCCGAGCACCTGCCCGTGATCGCGGCGCTGGCGGGGCTGGGGGAGGCCACGCCCGAGATGCTGCGGCGCAACCTGCTCGTCTCGGGTATCCCGCTTCTCGCCCTCAAGGAGGCCCGCCTCCAGATCGGGGAGGTCGTGCTGGAGACGACTGGAGAGTGCCACCCCTGCTCGCGGATGGAGGAGACGCTGGGGCCGGGCGGGTACAACGCGGTGCGCGGGCACGGGGGCCTGACGGCGCGGGTGCTGCGGGGCGGCGTGATCCGCGTCGGCGACGAGGTGAGGCCCCTTCCGTGA
- a CDS encoding tRNA (adenine(22)-N(1))-methyltransferase TrmK, which yields MPTPALDPRLAAVLALVEAEAHADIGSDHAHLPIHLIREGRVRRCVVVELNPGPLAHARRNVALARLEDRIEVREGDGFAPLLPGEIGSASVSGMGAGTALGILRRAGERLPPTLVLQTNDSARPLRVWAREQGYHLTAERLIPGYWPYPVLRLERRDGPDPAYAGLPEDAALRYGPHLLRERPEVLWRLVRADVARLTPLAAPGRTAQVELEEAREALAVLEGQ from the coding sequence ATGCCGACTCCCGCCCTTGACCCCCGGCTGGCGGCGGTGCTCGCGCTCGTCGAGGCGGAGGCGCACGCGGACATCGGCTCGGACCACGCCCACCTCCCCATCCACCTGATCCGGGAGGGACGGGTTCGGCGCTGCGTGGTCGTCGAACTCAACCCCGGCCCCCTCGCCCATGCGCGGCGGAACGTGGCCCTGGCCCGGCTGGAAGACCGGATCGAGGTGCGCGAGGGAGACGGCTTCGCCCCCCTCCTCCCCGGCGAGATCGGCAGCGCGAGCGTGAGCGGGATGGGTGCGGGCACGGCCCTCGGCATCCTGCGCCGGGCGGGGGAGAGACTGCCGCCCACGCTCGTGCTGCAAACGAACGACTCCGCCCGGCCCCTGCGGGTGTGGGCGCGGGAGCAGGGCTACCACCTCACCGCCGAGCGATTGATTCCCGGGTACTGGCCCTATCCCGTGCTGCGCCTGGAGCGCCGGGATGGCCCCGACCCGGCCTACGCGGGGTTGCCCGAAGACGCCGCCCTGCGCTACGGCCCGCACCTGCTGCGGGAAAGGCCGGAGGTCTTGTGGCGCCTGGTGCGCGCGGACGTCGCCCGCTTGACCCCCCTCGCCGCGCCGGGACGCACGGCCCAGGTGGAACTGGAGGAGGCCCGGGAGGCGCTGGCCGTGCTGGAGGGGCAATAA
- a CDS encoding macro domain-containing protein encodes MGLELVQGDIARERTCAVVTAANRELAGGGGVDGVIHRAAGPELLRAIRRIGGTPTGTAVITPAFGLERRGVRFVIHAVGPIWRGGTHGEAELLAGAYRESVRLAVEQDCPSVAFPAISTGVYGYPLEEAAQVTLHTLRDELARHPGLTVRLILHGAGTLNVFRRVLAMLDEGTGKHAGH; translated from the coding sequence ATGGGTCTGGAACTCGTGCAGGGGGACATCGCCAGGGAGCGGACGTGCGCGGTCGTCACCGCCGCGAACAGGGAACTCGCGGGCGGCGGGGGCGTGGACGGCGTGATCCACCGGGCCGCCGGGCCCGAATTGCTGCGAGCCATCCGGCGGATCGGGGGCACGCCGACGGGCACGGCGGTGATCACGCCCGCCTTCGGTCTGGAGCGGCGGGGCGTGCGCTTCGTGATCCACGCGGTCGGCCCGATCTGGCGCGGGGGCACCCACGGCGAGGCGGAGCTGCTGGCGGGCGCCTACCGCGAGAGCGTGCGCCTGGCGGTGGAGCAGGACTGCCCCTCGGTCGCCTTCCCCGCCATCAGCACGGGCGTCTACGGTTACCCGCTGGAAGAGGCCGCCCAGGTGACCCTCCACACCCTGCGAGACGAACTTGCCCGTCACCCGGGGCTGACCGTGCGCCTCATCCTGCACGGGGCAGGAACGCTGAACGTGTTTCGCCGGGTGCTGGCGATGTTGGACGAGGGCACTGGGAAGCACGCAGGACATTGA
- the gmk gene encoding guanylate kinase yields MMSAPQGTAPQPDAASPTLRRGLLLVITGASGVGKGTLRERWLAGQDVFYSTSWTTREARPGERDGLDYVFVTPEVFLDQARQGGFLEHAQFVGNHYGTPAQPIEAALARGQDVVLEIEVEGAMQVKERMGDEAILVFIMPPSLTELRRRLVGRATETPERIEKRLARAVGEITHAHAFRYVIVNDDLDRAVAELHAVQRAERARQLPEEEWTPEDHAAARLAETVRSTALTNEDLSRVVNT; encoded by the coding sequence ATGATGTCCGCTCCGCAAGGGACCGCCCCCCAACCCGACGCCGCCTCTCCCACGCTCCGGCGCGGGCTCCTTCTCGTGATCACGGGCGCCTCGGGGGTGGGCAAGGGCACCCTGCGCGAACGCTGGCTGGCGGGCCAGGACGTGTTCTACTCGACCTCGTGGACCACCCGCGAGGCCCGGCCCGGCGAGCGCGACGGGCTGGACTACGTGTTCGTGACCCCCGAGGTCTTCCTCGACCAGGCGCGGCAGGGCGGTTTCCTGGAGCACGCGCAGTTCGTCGGCAACCATTACGGCACCCCGGCCCAGCCCATCGAGGCGGCGCTCGCTCGCGGTCAGGACGTGGTGCTGGAGATCGAGGTCGAGGGGGCGATGCAGGTCAAGGAGCGGATGGGGGACGAGGCGATTCTCGTCTTCATCATGCCGCCCAGCCTCACCGAGCTGCGCCGCCGTCTGGTGGGCCGCGCGACCGAGACGCCCGAGCGGATCGAGAAACGCCTCGCCCGCGCCGTGGGCGAGATCACCCACGCCCACGCCTTCCGCTACGTCATCGTGAACGACGACCTGGACCGCGCGGTCGCCGAACTCCACGCCGTCCAGCGGGCCGAGCGCGCCCGCCAGCTTCCCGAGGAGGAGTGGACGCCGGAGGACCACGCCGCCGCGCGCCTGGCCGAGACGGTGCGCAGCACGGCCCTCACGAACGAGGACCTCAGCCGCGTGGTGAACACCTGA
- a CDS encoding DNA methyltransferase, protein MPVELIWEGKYDPSGKRVQPVRLALPFQTIETVNESSQQRMKMLDFFATGKETEWRNRLIWGDKKYVLPSLLEEFRGKVDLIYIDPPFATGADFSFTAQIPDDPKMEGSQAASFMKQPSILEQKAYRDTWGRGLDGFLQWFYETSLILKDLLSETGSIYIHLDWNAGYYCRAIMDDVFGRENFRNEIYWYYYNKMPDTRKGVFPRSTDVIYWYTRNKQADYTFNPLEEKREAPVKQLVRQKVDGKMVNARDDEGNVLYQVRDERVVDNVWRLSMLQPADKTENVNYPTQKPEALLERIIKASSNPGDLVLDCFCGSGTTAAVAEKLGRRWITCDLGRFAIHTTRKRLLSIPEVGPFVVQNLGKYERQAWQAAEWEDETAGRAREAAYRSFILRLYGAEELPGGTWTHGVKAGRLVHVGAVDAPVTEGDLKAITREVFKRAGGAGATAAVDVLGWDFAFELNETGKNMARDAGVDVRFRKIPREVLEKKAVEQGDIHFFELGALDVRAETKARRLTLTLTDFLMPQDDIPADVQKSITHWSQLVDYWAVDWDFRGDTFHNQWQAYRTRKQTKLELSARHEYLERGQYTVLVKVIDILGNDTTKTLTVEVI, encoded by the coding sequence ATGCCCGTCGAACTCATCTGGGAGGGCAAGTACGATCCTTCCGGCAAGCGTGTTCAGCCCGTGCGTCTGGCCCTCCCGTTCCAGACCATTGAGACCGTCAACGAGAGCAGCCAGCAGCGCATGAAGATGCTGGACTTTTTTGCCACCGGCAAGGAAACCGAGTGGCGCAACCGCCTGATCTGGGGAGACAAGAAATACGTGTTGCCCAGCCTTCTGGAAGAGTTCCGGGGTAAAGTGGACCTGATTTACATTGACCCGCCCTTCGCCACCGGGGCGGATTTCAGCTTCACCGCCCAGATTCCCGACGACCCGAAGATGGAAGGAAGCCAGGCCGCCTCCTTCATGAAACAGCCGAGCATCTTGGAACAAAAGGCGTACAGGGATACGTGGGGACGGGGGCTGGATGGGTTTTTGCAGTGGTTTTACGAAACAAGTCTTATATTGAAAGACTTGCTTTCGGAGACCGGCAGCATTTATATCCACTTAGATTGGAATGCAGGCTATTACTGTAGGGCAATCATGGATGATGTTTTTGGCAGGGAGAATTTTAGAAATGAAATATATTGGTATTATTATAACAAAATGCCTGACACGAGGAAGGGCGTCTTTCCTCGCTCCACTGATGTAATCTACTGGTACACTAGAAATAAACAGGCTGACTACACCTTTAATCCACTTGAGGAAAAACGTGAGGCGCCTGTAAAACAACTTGTTCGTCAAAAAGTTGATGGAAAAATGGTAAACGCTCGGGATGACGAAGGCAACGTCCTCTATCAGGTCCGGGATGAGCGTGTGGTTGACAACGTGTGGCGGTTATCTATGTTGCAACCGGCGGATAAGACTGAGAACGTCAACTACCCCACCCAAAAACCCGAAGCTCTCCTCGAACGCATCATTAAAGCCTCCTCTAACCCCGGGGACCTCGTACTGGACTGCTTTTGCGGATCGGGCACGACGGCGGCGGTGGCCGAGAAGCTGGGGCGGCGGTGGATCACCTGCGATCTGGGGCGGTTTGCCATTCACACGACGCGCAAGCGGCTGCTGAGTATTCCCGAGGTGGGGCCCTTTGTGGTGCAGAACCTGGGCAAGTACGAGCGGCAGGCGTGGCAGGCGGCGGAGTGGGAGGACGAGACGGCAGGGCGGGCGCGCGAGGCGGCGTATCGCAGTTTTATCCTGCGGCTATACGGGGCCGAGGAACTGCCAGGCGGAACGTGGACACACGGAGTCAAGGCGGGGCGGCTGGTGCACGTGGGGGCGGTGGACGCGCCCGTGACTGAGGGGGACCTCAAGGCGATCACCCGCGAGGTGTTCAAGCGCGCGGGCGGGGCGGGCGCGACGGCGGCGGTGGACGTGCTGGGCTGGGACTTCGCCTTCGAGCTGAACGAGACCGGCAAGAACATGGCGCGCGACGCGGGAGTGGACGTGCGCTTCCGCAAGATTCCGCGCGAGGTGCTGGAGAAAAAGGCGGTCGAGCAGGGGGACATCCACTTCTTCGAGCTGGGGGCGCTGGATGTGCGGGCGGAAACGAAGGCCCGCAGGCTAACACTGACCCTGACGGATTTCCTGATGCCGCAGGACGACATTCCCGCCGACGTGCAAAAGAGCATCACCCACTGGTCGCAACTCGTGGACTACTGGGCGGTGGACTGGGACTTCAGGGGCGACACCTTCCACAACCAGTGGCAGGCGTACCGCACCCGCAAACAGACCAAACTGGAATTGAGCGCCCGGCACGAGTACCTGGAGCGGGGCCAGTACACCGTGCTCGTCAAGGTCATCGACATTCTGGGTAACGACACGACCAAGACCCTGACGGTGGAGGTGATCTAA
- a CDS encoding DUF3037 domain-containing protein, producing the protein MNRQTDSGRRAATRARTLYSVIRYVPSVLREEFVNVGVVVVSPARNWHGVKVVPSFGDDSRVKLLMGADGTFVRHAVQALVAGLQRHGAQEWTEERFEEFTVAYAANNLRLTPPRPAAADDPAALLLSLFSQLVEEPRPESAAPRRGRRVIRERVKSVFVERGLFKLGLKEDYALPVRSEPVVDLAYQNGVWHCYQALAFDVDRRRASQEVNAYRQAVTDARNSDIPALAGGYFAVFTNEKGDPALRDDLVALLREQTIEVLSEGDAPAVAVQIERDLRVHDPMPRARA; encoded by the coding sequence ATGAACAGGCAAACGGACAGTGGGCGGAGGGCAGCGACGCGGGCGCGGACGCTGTACTCGGTCATTCGTTACGTGCCCAGCGTGCTGCGTGAAGAGTTCGTGAACGTGGGCGTCGTCGTCGTCAGCCCCGCGCGGAACTGGCACGGCGTTAAGGTGGTGCCGTCCTTCGGGGATGACTCGCGGGTGAAACTTCTGATGGGCGCAGACGGTACGTTCGTTCGCCACGCTGTTCAGGCCCTGGTTGCGGGACTTCAGCGGCACGGCGCGCAGGAATGGACTGAGGAACGCTTTGAGGAGTTCACCGTCGCCTATGCAGCCAACAACCTGCGGCTCACCCCACCCCGGCCTGCCGCCGCCGATGATCCAGCCGCGCTGCTGCTCAGCCTGTTTTCTCAACTGGTGGAGGAGCCCAGGCCGGAGTCTGCTGCGCCGCGCCGGGGCCGCCGGGTGATCCGCGAGCGGGTGAAGTCTGTCTTCGTGGAGCGGGGGCTATTCAAGCTGGGGCTGAAAGAGGACTACGCCCTGCCCGTTCGTTCCGAGCCGGTGGTGGACCTCGCCTATCAGAACGGGGTGTGGCACTGCTATCAGGCGCTGGCCTTTGATGTAGATCGGCGGCGTGCCTCGCAGGAAGTGAACGCCTACCGGCAGGCCGTGACGGACGCCCGGAATTCAGATATCCCGGCGCTCGCGGGCGGCTACTTCGCCGTCTTCACCAACGAGAAGGGTGATCCGGCTCTGCGGGACGACCTCGTGGCCCTCCTGCGAGAGCAGACTATTGAGGTTTTGAGCGAGGGCGATGCTCCAGCCGTCGCCGTGCAGATTGAGCGGGATTTGCGGGTGCATGACCCAATGCCCCGTGCCCGTGCCTGA
- a CDS encoding DEAD/DEAH box helicase family protein, with translation MPPRKRAQSVDGTLFDMTEYMNTAVCVPRLRDAVSSWRASGYPGVTDTTRLLVRHWFEVEHRLPSGRMFRYHRAQQEALETLIYTWEVAGIRNRLTLLEAFAVKELLQGQSLPGDDGLSRLALKMATGSGKTKVMSLAVAWQYFNAVREPEAVAGAYARSFLVIAPNVIVLERLAEDFAGGRIFAADPVIPPALRVFWDLATVVRGDGGGVGSSEGVLYLTNIQQLYPEEAAAPANPLDAVLGSRPPSNLTPSVPFTERVAGRGEPVMVLNDEAHHTHDEGSVWNEVIRDLAGRVPLSLQLDVSATPRFGKGGLFPWVIYDYPLKQAIVDSIVKRPVKGLTKASEVRSDVASIKYEAFLTAGVNRWREYREALAPFGKKPVLFVMMNSTAEADDVADWLARKYPQEFAGDGTLVIHTDRQGEVSKKDLEVARRASREIDEDGNPVNAVVSVMMLREGWDVQNVTVVVGLRPYTAKANILPEQAIGRGLRLMFRGQGAGYTERVDIIGNRNFMAFVEDLEKLEQVQLEAEDLEGGSKVTITQIRFMPEKVEYDIALPVLSAALVRKRSIAEEVAALDVMAFRHSPLPLKSGSREAQTFTYEGKDILTLEKLFSKEYEIRGPQTAGEVISFYAKLIAQEVKLPGQFNVVAPKVREWFEHRAFGKTVDLDDGAVIQAMSSNIAAYVCRDLFTGALRAFSIEEQQPEVIAQPVRFSEIEPFPWSRPVYEANKTPWNLAPCGNLFEKEFAKFLDMAEDVQAFGKLHEQFPFQIAYVDGHTNLRYYHPDFVAVDGGGTHWILETKGAETEEVQYKDRAAVQWCDNATSLTGTPWRYLKIPQKKFKNLQPESLAELQALETGGPLLGAD, from the coding sequence ATGCCTCCCCGCAAAAGGGCCCAATCGGTGGACGGCACGCTGTTCGACATGACCGAGTACATGAACACGGCGGTCTGTGTGCCCCGGCTGCGGGACGCCGTGTCGAGCTGGAGGGCGAGCGGTTACCCGGGCGTGACGGACACGACCCGGCTGCTGGTGCGCCACTGGTTCGAGGTGGAACACCGCCTGCCCAGCGGACGCATGTTCCGCTACCACCGCGCCCAGCAGGAGGCGCTGGAGACGCTGATCTACACCTGGGAGGTGGCGGGCATCCGCAATCGCCTGACGCTACTAGAAGCCTTTGCAGTCAAGGAGTTGCTGCAAGGTCAGTCCCTACCGGGGGATGACGGCCTCTCGCGGCTGGCGCTCAAGATGGCGACGGGCAGCGGCAAGACGAAGGTGATGAGCCTCGCGGTGGCCTGGCAGTATTTCAACGCGGTGCGCGAGCCGGAGGCGGTGGCCGGGGCATATGCCCGCTCCTTCCTGGTGATCGCGCCCAACGTGATCGTGCTGGAGCGGCTGGCCGAGGACTTTGCGGGGGGGCGCATCTTCGCAGCCGATCCGGTGATCCCGCCCGCGCTCCGGGTCTTTTGGGACCTGGCGACCGTGGTACGCGGGGACGGCGGCGGGGTGGGCAGTTCTGAGGGCGTGCTGTACCTGACCAACATCCAGCAGCTCTACCCCGAGGAGGCCGCGGCGCCCGCGAACCCGCTGGACGCGGTGCTAGGTAGCAGACCGCCGAGCAACCTCACCCCGAGCGTGCCCTTTACAGAACGCGTCGCGGGGCGCGGTGAACCCGTGATGGTCCTCAATGATGAAGCACACCACACGCACGACGAGGGCAGCGTGTGGAACGAGGTCATCCGCGACCTAGCGGGCCGGGTGCCGCTGAGCCTGCAACTGGACGTGAGCGCCACGCCGCGCTTTGGCAAAGGGGGCCTCTTCCCCTGGGTAATCTACGACTACCCTCTCAAGCAGGCCATCGTGGACAGCATCGTCAAGCGGCCCGTGAAGGGCCTGACCAAAGCCTCCGAGGTGCGCTCCGATGTGGCCTCCATCAAATACGAGGCGTTCCTGACCGCCGGGGTGAACCGCTGGCGGGAGTACCGCGAGGCGCTGGCTCCGTTCGGCAAGAAACCTGTCCTCTTCGTCATGATGAATTCCACCGCCGAGGCGGACGACGTGGCCGACTGGCTGGCGCGCAAGTACCCGCAGGAGTTCGCGGGGGACGGCACGCTGGTTATCCACACCGACAGGCAGGGCGAGGTAAGCAAAAAGGACCTGGAAGTCGCCCGCCGGGCCTCACGCGAGATCGACGAGGACGGCAACCCGGTGAACGCGGTGGTGTCGGTGATGATGCTGCGCGAGGGCTGGGACGTGCAGAACGTGACGGTGGTGGTGGGGCTGCGGCCCTACACCGCCAAGGCCAACATCCTGCCCGAGCAGGCAATTGGGCGCGGTCTGCGGCTGATGTTCCGCGGACAGGGGGCCGGGTACACCGAACGGGTGGACATCATCGGCAATCGGAACTTCATGGCCTTTGTAGAGGATCTGGAGAAGCTGGAGCAGGTCCAACTGGAGGCCGAGGACCTGGAGGGCGGGTCGAAGGTCACCATCACCCAAATTCGATTTATGCCCGAAAAGGTCGAGTACGACATTGCCCTGCCGGTGCTCAGCGCCGCTCTCGTCCGCAAGCGCAGCATCGCTGAGGAGGTCGCCGCGCTGGACGTGATGGCCTTCCGGCATTCGCCCCTGCCCCTCAAGAGTGGCAGCAGGGAGGCGCAGACCTTCACTTACGAGGGCAAGGACATCCTCACATTGGAAAAGCTGTTCAGCAAGGAATACGAGATTCGGGGACCCCAGACGGCGGGCGAGGTCATCAGCTTTTACGCCAAGCTGATCGCGCAGGAGGTCAAGCTGCCGGGGCAGTTCAACGTGGTGGCGCCCAAGGTGCGCGAGTGGTTCGAGCACCGGGCCTTTGGGAAGACGGTGGATTTGGACGATGGGGCGGTCATCCAGGCCATGAGTTCCAACATCGCCGCCTACGTGTGCCGCGACCTGTTCACTGGGGCACTGCGGGCCTTCAGCATCGAGGAGCAGCAGCCGGAGGTGATCGCCCAGCCCGTGAGGTTTTCGGAGATCGAGCCCTTCCCCTGGTCCCGCCCCGTCTACGAGGCGAACAAAACGCCCTGGAATCTCGCTCCCTGCGGTAACTTATTTGAAAAGGAGTTCGCCAAGTTTCTCGACATGGCCGAGGACGTGCAGGCTTTCGGCAAACTGCACGAGCAGTTCCCCTTCCAAATTGCCTACGTGGACGGCCATACGAATCTGCGCTACTACCACCCGGATTTCGTGGCCGTGGACGGAGGCGGCACCCACTGGATTTTGGAGACCAAAGGGGCGGAGACCGAGGAAGTGCAGTACAAGGACCGTGCCGCCGTCCAGTGGTGCGACAACGCCACGAGCCTGACGGGGACCCCGTGGCGTTATCTCAAGATTCCGCAGAAGAAATTCAAGAACCTGCAACCCGAAAGTCTGGCTGAGTTGCAGGCGCTGGAGACGGGTGGACCGCTCCTGGGCGCTGACTGA